One part of the Flavobacterium johnsoniae UW101 genome encodes these proteins:
- a CDS encoding RagB/SusD family nutrient uptake outer membrane protein: MKNIYKKAACLLALGLTLASCDDYLNDVPKGAKSPETLADYEAFLRDEYNTRLDILGATHLLNDQFITAATLTSNRLYNANYMWDENADRIALKVSDESTYYTTYSGISAFNLIIENALSTTKATEQEQRIVWAQAKIMRAMNFFYVTNFYADTYVASTASTKLSVPLITSANINAPSKQVTIQEMYDFILNDIKEALPYLPKVAQTALHPNLGAGYAFYSRVYLQMNNYTEALKYADLALAENNKLFDWAAFYEANKAIIDVPNSYTTSVSPMGYNNVENYVFRHGSSRSLGREPSIPVERAARFETGDARLKSRWKLRTVGADTYYYSILSGMYNFGGLTTVEVYLIKAECLARDNKISEALAILNAVRKTRILPASYQDIATTDKAAALNAIYKTKNNEFVQTLIPYADARRLNAEGVYKVSFTKTANGNTYTLKSDSHLWTMPFPQGATQNPGNGTLTQNVDK, translated from the coding sequence ATGAAAAATATATATAAAAAAGCAGCGTGCTTATTGGCTTTAGGATTGACTTTGGCATCTTGCGATGATTACTTGAATGATGTGCCAAAAGGAGCAAAATCTCCAGAAACATTAGCAGACTATGAAGCTTTTTTGCGTGACGAATACAATACAAGATTAGATATCTTAGGAGCTACGCATTTACTAAATGATCAATTCATAACAGCTGCTACACTTACAAGTAATAGGTTATATAATGCCAATTATATGTGGGACGAAAATGCAGATCGTATTGCATTGAAGGTCTCAGATGAATCTACATATTACACAACTTATAGCGGAATTTCGGCTTTTAATTTAATTATTGAAAATGCACTTTCGACTACTAAAGCGACTGAGCAAGAACAGAGAATAGTTTGGGCGCAGGCAAAAATAATGCGTGCGATGAACTTTTTTTATGTGACTAATTTTTATGCAGATACTTATGTAGCTTCTACAGCGTCAACAAAATTATCAGTTCCGTTAATTACAAGTGCCAATATTAATGCGCCAAGTAAACAAGTAACCATTCAGGAAATGTATGATTTTATTCTAAATGACATTAAAGAAGCATTACCATATTTGCCTAAGGTTGCTCAAACCGCTTTGCATCCAAATTTAGGGGCAGGTTATGCTTTTTATTCAAGAGTTTATCTGCAGATGAATAATTATACAGAAGCTTTAAAATATGCTGATTTGGCATTAGCAGAAAATAATAAACTCTTTGACTGGGCAGCTTTTTACGAAGCAAATAAAGCCATTATAGATGTGCCAAATTCTTATACAACATCAGTTTCGCCAATGGGTTATAACAATGTTGAAAACTATGTTTTTAGACACGGTTCAAGCCGTTCATTAGGGAGAGAGCCAAGCATACCAGTAGAAAGAGCTGCGCGTTTTGAAACGGGGGATGCACGTTTAAAATCTCGTTGGAAATTAAGAACCGTAGGAGCAGATACGTATTACTATTCAATATTGTCAGGAATGTACAATTTTGGCGGACTTACAACTGTTGAGGTTTATTTAATAAAAGCGGAGTGTTTAGCACGTGATAATAAAATCAGTGAAGCATTGGCTATTTTAAATGCGGTTCGTAAAACACGTATTCTTCCTGCATCTTATCAGGATATTGCAACTACAGATAAAGCAGCTGCTTTGAACGCTATTTACAAAACAAAAAATAATGAATTTGTACAGACTCTTATTCCTTATGCAGATGCAAGACGTTTAAATGCAGAAGGTGTTTATAAAGTTAGTTTTACCAAAACAGCAAACGGAAATACCTATACTTTAAAATCAGATTCTCATTTATGGACAATGCCATTTCCACAAGGAGCAACACAAAATCCAGGAAACGGAACATTAACACAAAACGTAGATAAATAA
- a CDS encoding TlpA disulfide reductase family protein produces the protein MNTIKYKITALCICLFMVSNTQAQKKKTAAPVAASYTIEGNVTGLEEGTTVKLIPGGTHSSELPVAETTLKDGKFTFTGKLKEPRYFYISFGKNKGIIPVMAENSKIKITASGSVSNDEGQYIKFKDIAVTGSKSHDFYTKETAFKAELDKDYAAYHVGIDELSNKVGKARKEGNKKALDSLYGTEQWKVFEAKEKAFFTKVEKTTLDLIAKHKETWWGPFFMMTNYSYFTPEQKPLYDQFSETAKKSYYGQILDKDLNPKSLIGTSIANFSLKDKDGKPYAAKDITAGKKYILVDFWASWCGPCRKEIPNLKTAYSEYSGKGFEILSISIDKDEKAWQKALGQENMQWHNLLDDDKVSKSFNVKAIPATYLVDSKGVIISDNLRGAELEAKLKELLKS, from the coding sequence ATGAATACAATTAAATATAAAATAACAGCTTTGTGCATCTGTTTGTTTATGGTTTCAAACACTCAGGCACAAAAGAAAAAAACAGCTGCTCCGGTGGCGGCATCTTATACAATTGAAGGAAACGTTACAGGTCTTGAAGAAGGAACAACTGTAAAATTAATTCCGGGTGGTACACATTCATCAGAATTACCGGTTGCAGAAACTACGCTGAAAGATGGTAAATTTACCTTTACAGGAAAATTAAAAGAACCGAGATATTTCTATATATCGTTTGGAAAAAATAAAGGAATTATTCCGGTAATGGCAGAAAATTCTAAAATAAAAATTACTGCTTCGGGCAGTGTTTCAAATGATGAAGGACAGTATATTAAATTTAAAGACATAGCAGTTACAGGTTCTAAATCACATGATTTTTACACAAAAGAAACGGCTTTTAAAGCAGAGTTAGATAAAGATTATGCTGCTTATCATGTTGGAATAGATGAATTGAGCAATAAAGTAGGCAAAGCCAGAAAAGAAGGAAATAAAAAAGCTTTAGACTCTCTTTATGGCACTGAACAATGGAAAGTTTTTGAAGCAAAAGAAAAAGCATTTTTTACCAAAGTAGAAAAAACAACATTAGATCTTATTGCAAAACATAAAGAAACCTGGTGGGGACCGTTTTTTATGATGACAAATTACAGTTATTTTACACCCGAACAAAAACCATTGTACGATCAGTTTTCTGAAACAGCAAAGAAAAGTTACTACGGGCAAATTTTAGATAAAGATTTAAATCCGAAATCATTAATTGGAACCAGCATTGCTAATTTCAGTTTAAAAGACAAAGACGGAAAACCATATGCTGCAAAAGATATTACAGCAGGGAAAAAATACATTTTGGTTGATTTTTGGGCTTCTTGGTGCGGACCATGCCGAAAAGAAATTCCAAACCTAAAAACAGCCTATTCAGAATATTCTGGAAAAGGATTTGAAATTTTAAGTATTTCAATTGACAAAGATGAAAAAGCCTGGCAGAAAGCATTAGGACAAGAAAATATGCAATGGCATAATCTTTTAGATGATGACAAAGTAAGCAAATCATTTAACGTAAAAGCAATTCCGGCAACCTATTTAGTTGATAGTAAAGGTGTAATTATCAGCGATAATTTAAGAGGTGCAGAATTAGAAGCAAAATTAAAAGAACTATTAAAATCTTAA
- a CDS encoding M16 family metallopeptidase — protein MKKHILLGYCSLAFCTLVSAQNKSVNFKKIKELGGIEEYLYQPNGMNVLLLQDNASPVATVQIVYRVGSKHEVLGNTGSTHLLEHLMFKGTPSFNKKNGNTITDVLQNTGAQLNATTWYDRTNYFETLPSDKIELALQIEADRMRNSLLLKEDKEAEMTVVRNEFERGENNPNSLLDKEIWASAYIAHPYHHSTIGWKSDIENAPIEVLRNFYNTYYWPDNATLTIIGDFKKDNVFDLIEKYFGKITKAPNAMPQPYTQEPQQYGARKIVVRKPGELGVINKAYKIPGALHEDLPALNILGEIIGSGPSAILNKTFVDSRLGIYTYASATNFKEVGLFTIGVGFPTSSKHEDIDAKISEVVAKIQKEGVTQDEVNRVVAKISAQTILARDGSGVIASELNEAIAAGDWTDYVTGVDRLKKVTPADVLRVAQKYLVEDQSTTGYFIPKQSGNQNQDTAKANNFIPENGPFYYRHSEDGHVHEESESAVSSEQKNTTEIAYDDTIIEKTASAYKREKVSAIDVISVKTSAKDFVTVAASISLGNYANEGKNNMIPSLTASMLSKGTTLNDKFKFSEKLQKLGVNLSVNASTFKINIGFKCLKKDLDQVITLLAEELRNPLFDAKEFENLKQQFIGNTQQDLNDPGERGSIALSQAIYPKANPNYSLSVEDYIANIKNASLDEVKAFHKKYFGSASMHLVIVGDTEGSNLNASLKKSFKNWNGGVVENMKFEEAVKSNSKTEVLTIPEKPSAELFIGQYTGLKRTDADYIPFYIANYTLGAGFAGRLMQTVRDNDGLTYSISSGLGGNITTGGYWFVNASFNPALFQKGLDATKVQVDKWVKDGITATELENKKTNLIGSFKVGMSTTSGMARTILSFVERGLEPNYIEQYPKDIEKVTLQQVNDAVKKYIQLDKMIIIKAGSLDKDGNPLK, from the coding sequence ATGAAAAAACACATCCTTCTGGGCTATTGCTCACTAGCATTCTGCACGCTTGTTTCTGCGCAGAATAAATCAGTTAACTTCAAGAAAATAAAAGAATTAGGCGGAATAGAAGAATATTTATATCAGCCAAACGGCATGAATGTTTTGCTTTTGCAGGACAATGCTTCACCTGTTGCAACAGTGCAGATTGTATATCGTGTAGGTTCTAAACATGAGGTTTTAGGAAACACAGGATCGACACACCTTTTAGAACATTTAATGTTTAAAGGAACGCCGAGTTTCAACAAAAAAAACGGAAACACCATTACAGATGTTTTGCAAAATACAGGAGCGCAGTTAAACGCTACAACCTGGTATGATCGTACCAATTATTTCGAAACACTTCCAAGCGATAAAATCGAACTGGCACTTCAAATTGAAGCCGACAGAATGCGTAATTCTTTATTATTAAAAGAAGATAAAGAAGCCGAAATGACTGTTGTACGTAACGAATTTGAACGCGGTGAAAACAATCCAAATAGTTTATTAGACAAAGAGATCTGGGCTTCGGCATACATTGCACACCCGTATCATCACTCCACAATTGGATGGAAATCGGATATCGAAAATGCACCAATCGAGGTTTTACGTAATTTCTATAATACCTATTACTGGCCGGATAATGCCACTTTAACCATTATTGGAGATTTTAAAAAAGACAATGTTTTTGACTTAATCGAAAAGTATTTCGGTAAAATTACAAAAGCACCAAACGCGATGCCGCAGCCTTATACGCAGGAACCGCAGCAATATGGCGCGCGAAAAATTGTAGTGAGAAAGCCGGGAGAATTAGGCGTAATAAACAAAGCTTATAAAATTCCGGGCGCTTTACACGAAGACCTTCCTGCTTTAAATATTTTGGGAGAAATTATAGGTTCCGGGCCGTCTGCAATTTTAAATAAAACTTTCGTTGACAGCCGTTTAGGAATTTATACGTATGCAAGTGCAACAAATTTCAAAGAAGTCGGTCTTTTTACCATTGGAGTTGGTTTTCCAACCTCATCAAAACATGAAGATATCGATGCAAAAATCAGCGAAGTGGTAGCAAAAATCCAAAAAGAAGGCGTAACACAAGATGAGGTAAACAGAGTAGTTGCCAAAATTAGTGCACAGACCATTTTAGCAAGAGACGGTTCTGGAGTAATTGCATCAGAATTAAACGAAGCCATTGCAGCCGGCGACTGGACAGATTATGTAACAGGAGTTGACAGATTGAAAAAAGTAACTCCGGCAGATGTTCTTCGCGTAGCACAAAAATATTTAGTTGAAGACCAAAGCACAACAGGTTATTTTATTCCGAAACAATCAGGAAACCAAAATCAGGATACTGCAAAAGCAAACAACTTTATTCCTGAAAACGGACCGTTTTATTACAGACATTCAGAAGATGGACATGTACACGAAGAATCAGAATCAGCTGTTTCATCAGAACAAAAAAATACAACAGAAATCGCTTATGATGATACAATAATCGAAAAAACAGCTTCGGCTTACAAAAGAGAAAAAGTATCAGCAATTGATGTCATTTCGGTAAAAACTTCGGCTAAAGATTTCGTAACCGTTGCAGCAAGTATTTCGTTAGGAAATTATGCAAATGAAGGAAAAAACAATATGATTCCGTCTTTAACAGCGTCAATGTTATCAAAAGGAACTACGTTAAATGACAAGTTTAAATTCTCTGAAAAACTCCAAAAATTGGGCGTAAACTTAAGCGTAAATGCCTCAACTTTTAAAATCAATATTGGATTTAAATGCTTGAAAAAAGATTTAGATCAGGTAATTACTTTACTGGCAGAAGAATTAAGAAATCCTTTGTTTGATGCCAAAGAATTTGAAAACTTAAAACAGCAGTTTATCGGGAATACACAGCAGGATTTAAACGATCCGGGCGAAAGAGGAAGCATTGCATTATCGCAGGCTATTTATCCAAAAGCAAATCCAAATTACAGTTTAAGTGTTGAAGATTACATCGCGAATATTAAAAACGCATCTTTAGACGAAGTAAAAGCTTTTCATAAAAAATATTTCGGATCGGCTTCAATGCATTTAGTTATTGTAGGCGATACAGAAGGATCTAATTTAAATGCTTCTTTAAAAAAATCATTCAAAAACTGGAATGGCGGAGTAGTAGAAAACATGAAATTTGAAGAAGCAGTAAAATCCAATTCAAAAACAGAAGTATTAACAATTCCGGAAAAACCAAGTGCCGAATTATTCATTGGGCAATACACAGGTTTAAAAAGAACTGATGCCGATTATATTCCGTTTTACATTGCTAACTATACTTTAGGAGCAGGTTTTGCCGGACGTTTAATGCAGACTGTTCGTGATAATGACGGATTAACTTATAGTATTTCATCTGGTTTAGGAGGAAATATTACAACAGGTGGTTACTGGTTCGTAAACGCTTCTTTCAATCCGGCATTATTTCAAAAAGGATTAGATGCTACAAAAGTTCAGGTAGATAAATGGGTTAAAGACGGAATCACCGCAACAGAATTAGAAAACAAGAAAACCAATTTAATTGGAAGTTTTAAAGTAGGAATGTCAACCACAAGCGGAATGGCAAGAACTATTTTAAGTTTTGTAGAAAGAGGTCTGGAGCCAAACTATATAGAACAATATCCAAAAGATATCGAAAAAGTGACTTTGCAGCAGGTAAACGATGCTGTTAAGAAATACATCCAGTTAGACAAAATGATTATCATCAAAGCAGGTTCTTTGGATAAAGACGGGAATCCTTTGAAGTAG
- a CDS encoding SusC/RagA family TonB-linked outer membrane protein, giving the protein MKKLLNRIRFDKPFLKFDLKMKLTTLFLLTTLTVMQAGVTYSQKAKMSFSANNMTVAKAIEKLEYTTNYRFVYNVKSVDLNRTIYVNESNVSIETILNTIFGNTGTDYKVSGNHIVLMAKKAPAEKPVTSQKEEADFIVKGRVTDEKGMPLVGAAVADNGSGRGVNTDFNGEYQIIAVSSETTLAYSYLGFVRQEIKVEGRSVINVVLKEDVLELEGLVLKTGYQDISAEKATGSFSSLKAKDFQEQRLNSLDKILEGRIVGYQDGKIRGTTSMNTNAMAPLYVIDGFPVENTRLTPYATIEENLPNLNLEDIETITVLKDAAASSIYGARAANGVVVITTKKAKEGKTNISFSSNLTVTPYRNYTGNLTSSADIIGLERGWAAANPNLKTANSATYAQSLLNNAVFQSLGMQTILNGYAGNISQTDMNNRLNQLGSQGYKYYDDVAKYAKRDQYFMQHNLSLGKASENNAFNASITYKDNQLEDMYSENQTVGINLKNSTQINSWLSLDLGTYLNYGIGDTQYYKPINSASVSDNPGYKWQPYNQLVNNDGTNFVSTAASRYNNFTLNSMQTYGLYNMDITPMDELGRNLTESKNFLNRTFAKFNVKFSNAFTYNAMFQYEFASDRASQLFDRDSFYVRNKVNSLVTVVNNKAVYNLPYGDIVKETNQFSNAYNFRQQLNFSQTFAEKHDFSAIAGMEIRHSKQEYNDNTRYGYDSQALSFTAINQADLLKVYGSVFGGYMSQNDFALEKELQNRYVSVYSTGGYTYDKKYSLSGSIRWDRSNLWGTDSKYQNKPIWSVGAGWNINNESFFNVAWVDALKLRGSYGIAGNIAKDSAPYLTAFYYANANVGGTYGSVGKRPNPELSWEKTTTTNIGLDFSFFKSRLSGTLDLYNKKGQDLLASSQGIPTEGFGYSTYYLNNGEMTNKGIEVTLRGTMVKTSAFSWDAAVLYAYNKNTVDYVNVKAPVYYLQLDYPQAYPRIGTSFNSIYGYQWAGLSNTGLPQVYDASGTAVKYNPGQLDAIKDYGSTVPIHSGSFHTSANYKNFSLSALFIYELGHKVKNTFLPMLANNYNGALGGYVTDISVVNNNIANRWMQPGDEAFTNVPRAVYEYEADFNSESRTIYSYADINILDASNLRLSNISLAYQMPKDIIKRVKLDGVRFNLNAENVYTFAKSRDAKYMLGGFISPSFVMGVNVNF; this is encoded by the coding sequence ATGAAAAAACTATTGAACAGAATTAGGTTCGACAAACCTTTTTTGAAATTCGATTTGAAGATGAAATTGACCACATTATTTCTATTAACCACTCTCACGGTTATGCAGGCGGGTGTAACCTATTCGCAAAAAGCAAAAATGTCTTTCAGTGCTAATAATATGACGGTTGCAAAAGCCATAGAAAAATTAGAATACACAACCAATTACAGATTTGTTTATAATGTAAAATCAGTTGATTTAAACAGAACCATTTATGTAAATGAAAGTAATGTTTCTATCGAGACGATTTTAAATACCATTTTTGGCAATACCGGAACAGATTATAAAGTTTCGGGAAACCATATTGTATTAATGGCAAAAAAAGCTCCGGCAGAAAAACCTGTAACGTCACAAAAAGAAGAGGCAGATTTTATCGTAAAAGGACGTGTTACCGATGAAAAAGGAATGCCTTTAGTTGGTGCCGCAGTTGCTGATAATGGTTCGGGAAGAGGCGTAAATACAGACTTTAACGGAGAATATCAAATTATTGCAGTAAGCAGCGAAACGACTTTAGCATATTCTTATTTAGGATTCGTAAGACAAGAAATTAAAGTTGAAGGCAGAAGCGTAATCAATGTTGTTTTAAAAGAAGATGTTCTTGAACTTGAAGGATTAGTTTTAAAGACTGGTTATCAGGATATATCGGCAGAAAAAGCAACAGGATCTTTCTCAAGTTTAAAAGCAAAGGATTTTCAAGAACAGCGCTTAAACAGCTTAGATAAAATTTTAGAAGGACGTATTGTTGGATATCAGGATGGAAAAATTCGTGGAACAACTTCTATGAATACTAATGCTATGGCACCTTTATATGTTATTGATGGTTTTCCTGTTGAGAATACTAGATTAACGCCTTATGCAACTATCGAAGAGAATCTTCCAAATTTGAACTTAGAAGATATTGAAACAATAACGGTTTTAAAAGATGCTGCAGCTTCTTCTATTTATGGTGCTCGCGCTGCAAATGGAGTTGTCGTAATTACTACTAAAAAAGCAAAAGAAGGGAAAACAAATATTTCGTTTTCAAGTAATTTAACTGTTACGCCTTATCGAAATTATACTGGTAATCTTACCAGTTCTGCTGATATTATTGGTTTAGAAAGAGGATGGGCAGCAGCAAATCCTAATTTGAAAACCGCTAATTCAGCTACTTACGCACAGTCTTTATTAAATAATGCCGTATTTCAAAGTTTAGGAATGCAGACTATTTTAAATGGATATGCAGGAAATATTTCTCAAACAGATATGAATAATCGCTTGAATCAACTGGGTTCTCAAGGTTACAAATATTATGATGATGTAGCAAAATATGCAAAACGCGATCAATATTTTATGCAGCACAACCTTAGTTTAGGTAAAGCAAGCGAAAACAATGCTTTTAATGCTTCTATAACATATAAAGACAATCAGTTAGAGGATATGTATTCTGAAAACCAAACGGTTGGAATTAATTTGAAAAACTCAACACAAATTAACAGCTGGCTGTCTTTAGATTTGGGAACGTATTTAAATTACGGAATAGGAGATACTCAATATTATAAGCCAATCAATTCGGCTTCTGTTTCAGATAATCCGGGTTATAAATGGCAGCCATACAATCAATTAGTAAATAATGACGGAACTAATTTTGTTTCTACTGCGGCTTCTCGTTACAATAACTTCACACTTAATTCTATGCAGACTTATGGTCTTTACAACATGGATATTACGCCAATGGATGAGTTGGGAAGAAACTTAACTGAAAGCAAAAATTTCTTAAACAGAACATTTGCTAAGTTTAATGTAAAATTCAGCAACGCATTTACTTACAATGCCATGTTCCAATATGAATTTGCTTCAGATCGTGCGAGCCAATTATTTGACAGAGATTCTTTCTATGTGCGAAATAAAGTAAATAGTTTGGTAACAGTTGTGAATAATAAAGCGGTTTATAACTTGCCTTATGGAGATATTGTTAAAGAAACGAATCAGTTTTCTAATGCTTATAATTTCCGTCAGCAGTTAAATTTCAGTCAGACTTTTGCAGAAAAGCATGATTTTTCTGCTATTGCAGGTATGGAAATCCGTCATTCAAAGCAAGAATATAATGATAACACACGTTATGGTTACGATTCGCAAGCTTTATCTTTTACTGCAATAAATCAAGCCGATTTATTAAAAGTATACGGATCTGTTTTTGGCGGTTATATGTCGCAAAACGACTTTGCATTAGAAAAAGAATTGCAAAACCGTTACGTTTCTGTTTACTCAACTGGAGGTTATACGTACGATAAAAAATATTCTCTTTCTGGTAGTATTCGTTGGGATCGTTCTAATCTTTGGGGAACAGACAGTAAATACCAAAACAAACCAATCTGGTCTGTAGGTGCGGGCTGGAATATTAATAATGAATCATTTTTTAACGTTGCTTGGGTTGATGCTCTTAAACTACGTGGTTCTTATGGTATTGCAGGAAATATTGCCAAAGATTCTGCACCTTATTTAACAGCTTTTTATTATGCCAATGCCAATGTTGGAGGAACTTATGGAAGTGTAGGTAAACGACCAAATCCTGAATTATCTTGGGAAAAAACTACAACAACCAATATTGGTTTAGATTTCTCATTCTTTAAAAGCAGATTAAGCGGAACTCTAGATTTATATAATAAAAAAGGACAAGACTTGTTAGCAAGTAGTCAGGGAATTCCAACAGAAGGATTTGGTTATTCAACCTACTATCTTAATAACGGAGAAATGACCAACAAAGGTATCGAAGTTACCTTAAGAGGAACAATGGTAAAAACGTCTGCTTTCTCTTGGGATGCGGCCGTTTTGTATGCCTATAATAAAAATACTGTAGATTATGTAAATGTAAAAGCTCCTGTTTACTATTTACAATTAGATTATCCACAGGCATATCCTAGAATTGGAACAAGTTTTAACAGCATTTATGGTTACCAATGGGCTGGTTTAAGCAATACTGGACTGCCTCAGGTTTATGATGCTTCAGGTACAGCAGTGAAATACAATCCAGGTCAGTTAGATGCGATCAAAGATTATGGTTCAACAGTTCCTATACACAGCGGTTCTTTCCATACCTCAGCAAATTATAAAAACTTCTCACTTTCGGCTCTTTTCATTTATGAGTTAGGACATAAAGTAAAAAACACATTCCTGCCAATGTTGGCTAACAATTACAATGGCGCACTTGGGGGTTATGTAACCGATATTTCGGTGGTAAACAACAATATTGCAAATCGTTGGATGCAGCCAGGAGATGAGGCTTTTACCAATGTTCCGAGAGCGGTTTACGAATATGAAGCAGATTTTAATTCAGAATCTCGCACCATTTATTCGTATGCAGATATTAATATTTTGGATGCGTCAAATTTAAGATTAAGCAACATTTCGTTAGCGTATCAAATGCCAAAAGATATTATTAAAAGAGTAAAACTAGACGGAGTAAGATTCAATTTGAACGCAGAAAACGTATACACTTTTGCCAAAAGCAGAGATGCCAAATACATGCTGGGCGGTTTCATATCTCCAAGCTTTGTTATGGGTGTAAATGTTAATTTCTAA
- a CDS encoding TlpA disulfide reductase family protein, giving the protein MKSTILKSSLIVLALASVTTSCSKKEGYTINGTIAGLDKGMVYLENTDEKGNKQIADSAQIKEGGTFTFEGKVSEPLLYTLKLKGEDYGAFFLLENEDIKIEAKKDSIFKAKISGARQNDIYKSYYDNEFKKIQNIAGPVYKLSDSLTQNGKVKLTAEQQTMMDKKWKDLAAFADDLTDKYIRKNKDKVGAALIINDRIVSYGTPEQVKMYYAVLSPDVQKSIYGKQLKEAIDLNEKTAVGVTAPEFSQTDIDGKVVNLSDYKGKYVLVDFWASWCGPCRKENPNVVLAYKTYHEKGFDVLGVSLDDKKNLWQKAIEKDGLTWTHVSDLKGWQNEAAVLYGVKMVPTNYLIGPDGKIVAKNLREAELQSKLKEIFSKS; this is encoded by the coding sequence ATGAAAAGTACAATCTTAAAATCGTCATTAATTGTATTGGCACTTGCATCTGTAACTACTTCTTGCTCTAAAAAAGAAGGTTACACAATCAACGGTACTATTGCCGGATTAGATAAAGGAATGGTTTATCTTGAAAACACAGATGAAAAAGGAAATAAACAAATAGCAGATTCTGCACAAATTAAAGAAGGAGGAACTTTTACTTTTGAAGGAAAAGTTTCAGAACCTTTACTATATACTCTTAAATTAAAAGGAGAAGATTATGGAGCTTTCTTTCTTTTAGAGAACGAAGACATTAAAATTGAAGCTAAAAAAGATTCTATTTTTAAAGCTAAAATCAGTGGAGCGCGGCAAAATGATATTTACAAATCATACTACGATAACGAATTCAAAAAAATCCAGAATATCGCTGGTCCTGTTTATAAATTATCTGACTCCTTAACTCAAAACGGAAAAGTAAAATTAACAGCTGAACAGCAAACCATGATGGATAAAAAATGGAAAGATCTTGCCGCTTTTGCTGATGATTTAACCGATAAATACATCCGAAAAAATAAAGATAAAGTAGGTGCTGCTTTAATAATCAATGACCGAATTGTATCGTATGGAACTCCGGAACAGGTAAAAATGTATTATGCCGTTTTATCTCCAGACGTACAAAAATCAATTTACGGAAAACAGTTAAAAGAAGCCATCGACCTTAACGAAAAAACAGCAGTAGGCGTTACAGCTCCAGAGTTTTCTCAAACCGATATTGACGGAAAAGTAGTGAATCTTTCAGATTACAAAGGAAAATATGTTTTAGTTGATTTTTGGGCTTCTTGGTGCGGACCATGCCGAAAAGAAAATCCAAACGTAGTTTTAGCTTATAAAACCTATCACGAAAAAGGATTTGATGTTTTGGGAGTTTCTTTAGATGATAAAAAGAACCTTTGGCAGAAAGCAATCGAAAAAGACGGTTTAACCTGGACTCATGTTTCTGATTTAAAAGGATGGCAGAACGAAGCTGCTGTTTTATACGGAGTAAAAATGGTGCCAACGAATTACTTAATTGGTCCAGACGGAAAAATCGTTGCTAAAAACCTTAGAGAAGCAGAATTACAATCTAAACTAAAAGAAATCTTCAGCAAATCGTAA